The Narcine bancroftii isolate sNarBan1 chromosome 8, sNarBan1.hap1, whole genome shotgun sequence region AACTGAGGTTTGAATCTACTACAATATTGGGTAGCAAGGACTTCTGTTGCTGggaaaaactaaaatgaacaagtTGTGCTAAGAATGATTAACCATCTGGGCTGGTAAGTGTTAAAATTGAAATAGGTACATCTTGTTCAATTGAGTGCCCTGTAGGGATTGGTCACTTGGTGGAGAACTTGGGAGTGTGCCAACATGGTCTGAAGATACACACCCGCAAAGTATTTTAGGAAAACTACTACAAATAGCCAAATGATTGGAGACTGCTTGCATAAGACTTGGTTTCAATATTTTGGTGAGACTTGAATGTTAGCAACTTGCTATCTTCAGACTGGTGGAAGCTGCTTTGCAATGAAGTCTTCCACTGCTGCCATTTCCTGTGCAATGAAATAAGAAAGTTACATCAATACTTTAATGCCATGTAAACCACTCATTTCCCTGTACTATACATTGTGGGTTTCAGTAGCAGGGCATTGGAAAAAGCCAACATCTGAGCAATAATTTGCAAATTCCAAAGCCATTCCACTCTCCAATGGGGAGAAAATCCACTAATCGCTCAATCTTTGGAAATTTCAGGGTCACATCCAAATTTCCCACGTGCAACATTTAATATGACCATCAAAAGTTGCATCTACTTTTCCAATTCAAATCTTCAAAACCTTGTTTTCACTACAAGAACATGAACATCAAAGAAAAATAACCAGTCAGAAAGAgcattcaaatctttttttttctttttttttaactggacTTGTGCCCAGGTGATGCGAAAGTGTGCAATGGTGTTAACAGTGCTGTCCTCACCATTCGCTCATTGATCAGCCCCACAACCCCAAGATAAGGATAGCTCAGCACTCAAATCATAAGGGCTACATTATTCTTCCATCTTTTGACCTCTGCATCAATCACACCATTATCTAACTCAGTGCATTTCATTCACTTAAGTCAGGTCCATCCGGACATAGTGAGTGGTGAaaagttttctttttattttttttcctctctctttcaatctatttatttatttatttattttagacgGTCCACTCTTTAAAGATGGTCACCATGCTGGTGAGCATCCAGTGGTGAAAAGTTTGACAGAAAAGTATCAGATAGCCATTTTGGAATCAATGAAATTTGATGCCTTCAATTCCTACAATTATGAAGCTGGTAGGCTACTTCAACAGAGGGTATTTATTGAAGGGGATTGTCTTTGCATATCCCCAGTATGATAAATTACATTACTACAAATAGTCTtgcatggaattatttattcaacatGATATTGCTAAAACACTCACCTCTTTACATGTGCAATGCTGCATTAAATAAGTTATGAACTGAATGTTTGTGGGGTTGATGATTGCCTTTAGTTTTTTGGAAGTCATAACGCCAAATCTTAATGTTATCACAGGATCCTTTTCACCATGACACTGCAGGATGCTGATATCCTTGTTGACATTGCTACCTGCTGCCTGGAAATAAAAAAGACATtggttttgaatgaataaatcaaATTATATTCAAGTACAGTGTATAGATTTATTGAAAGTCTTGAATTTCTGGGAAATGCAACCAAGAGGACACACAAAACTATAATTAACCagggaaaataaataaagtgtGCTGCGTCTGTGTTATGATTATGGTAGGATGGGGAGTTTCGAGAACCTCAGCTGTTGGAAATATACTGTTCTTCAAACTAAAGTTAGACTTgagttgtttgtaattttgggACCATCGCTGAAAGAGGAGGAGCGAGGGACTCAGGACAGCTGTGAGTGTCGGGAACCAGCTGAAGGGATTGCAGTTTAAAAGGGAGCAGATGGCAAATTAAAGGgttaaacagaatggtgattggtgggaagagtAACAAAGGGGCAGCTCAAGCAGAGCGGCCAGAGTGTGAGAGGCTCAGTTTAGGAGTGGGACTtagaggctgaggaagagcttgattccagtgaggtaaggccaggtaagatctttgtatttaaattaAGAAGAGTTAATGGAGACTGTTAGGGCAGtagattgcaggatgtgggaaatctgggacagcacaattgtccctgatgactatacttgcaagaggtgcatccagctgcagcttctggGAAATTGAGTTAGGGAGTTGGAACAACTCTAGATCATTCGGGAGGTAGAGACAGTGAAAgataggagcttcagggagacagtcacaccAAAATGTCAAGAggaaggtaactgggtgactgttaggagagggaaggggaataaacAGAGAGTACAGATCACCCTGTGGCCGTTCCACTCAAGAATTAGTATACAGTTTTGGATTCTGTTGGGCAgacgatctaccagggacaagttgtggtggtcatgacctcaaagatcatagctactgctctaGCTATCTCTTGCATCACTTCCCACAGCCACCTGGGGAATATCGCAGgggaggttccagaggattggagaatgggaaatgaAGTCCCCTTGTTTACAAAAGGtattagggagaatcctgggaattatagactggtgagttttacgtcagtggtgtgcaaactaatggagaggtttcttaaggataggatctacaagtatttggatagtacAGTTTATTCAAGAttagtcagcatgtctttgtaaagggaaggttgtgtctcacaagtctaattgagtttttgagtaggtaacaaaggaaattgtaGAGGgtcaggtggtagatgtggtcacatagatttcagtaaggcatttgacaaggttcccattagagactcattcagaaagtcttgaggcttggaatccatggaaccttgtgtggataaaaaaattggcttgcaggtagaaagcagagagtagctgtggaaggaaagtatttttcCTGGAGATCTGTGATTAGTGGAGTATCTCAAGgatctgggatccctgctcttgtgatttttataaataacctggatgaagagacagaaggatgggtcagtaagtttgcagatgatatgaaggttgaaaGAGTTGTGGTTGGGGCTGAAGGTTGTCTaagattacaaaaggatatagacaagatgcagagtttggcagaaatgtggcagatgaagttaaatctggataagtgtgaagtgatatattttgaaaggacaaaccaggaggctgaatacaaggttaatggttggttacttaagagtgtggatgaacagagggaccttggggttcaaatccatacatccctcaaggttgttgcacaggttgatagggtagttaagaagacctatgggatgctaGGTTTCATTAATAGGTTTGAGGTCGTGTTGCAACCCTACAAATCTCTGGTCGGAGGATTCTCACTACAAGATCTTGCCACCAATGCAAAGTCAATTATCAGGTCTATTGTTTCACAAATATGTCAGCAATTgagaataataatgaaaatattacTTCACTAATCTCACCAGTATATTCTGCTATATTCAAAGTTAAAGATccataagtaaaacacaaaaatctgtagactccatgattgaagtaaaaacacaaagctggagaaacttagcaggtcaaacagagtactttatatagcaaagataacgaaagataaccaatgttttgtgcttgagcccttcatcaagggtatGACAAAATATAGGCTGGTGtccgaataaaatggtggggggaggagcacagtcccacaggcagaaggtaaaaggtggataagggagcgAGGGCACACTAGCAAACAGTGGGAGGAGGCATGGTTCTGTGAGTGGAAGGGAAAGGGgttgagagatggaggaaagaagacaaagggaatgggaaggaagggagaatggagagtaggctatcagaaaccagaaaagtcgatgttaatgaagAGTGCCCCCagttggaaaatcaagtgttgttcctccaatttacaggtggtcttggaggGATAATACAGGAGGCCATGGACAAGCACGTGAGCACAGATTggagtgcagaattgaagtggttggccactcaATTGTTGGCATTTTGTTAAAAGAATGAGTTTCTGGTATATTGCCAAAGTCTCTACTTTTCCTGCAGGAGGAATCTCAGTGCAAGTCCTTGCTGCCAAATGCAAGGCCAGGTCTATTCTTTCACATTTCCAACGTATCAATAATTGaccataataataaaaatatcagTTTAGTAAGCTCACCAGTATTTTCTACTATAATAAAAGTTGTAATCCATAAAGTACATTAAGAGCATTATTCTGTTTCCCCCAGGCAAACCTTACTGCTGCTCCATGCCAAAATACAATATGTGAAACTTTGAGGTACCTGAGGAAATGATTTGTGAAGAGGAAGCCAGCAACTCAGGGCTATGACACCACCCAATTTGTGACGGCATGTTAAAGCAGTGTAGAGAGATAGTGCACCACCCTGTGATACAATGGGAACATTCTTGTTATTTTTCTTGATAATTATTTAAAAGAGATCCAGaattattaaaaattaaaccTGAAGATTTACTTGTGAAAATCCTCCTAGAATAATCCGATGAGAAGGAATTCCATTTTTGATCTCATATTCAATAATTGCTTtaactttgtgggggggggggggaaagcagacAATTATTTATTTGAAGTAAACAAATCACATTTCCTTTTAATATCATCATTCATTTCATACAGGTAGTACATAATTGCTCAATTCTCTGCCATGTTTGTATAATTTAGAATTCCTGACATTCCCATTCTTGTGAATATTTATAACCGCCGTTTTAGATCCAAGCCCCCGACTGGTTCACTTTCCCGATCCTTCCCCTTATTTTGGTTAATGGGCGTGCTAGCTTTCTTGATATTTGACCCATCCTCCAACCAAATTCATTAACGATCTTTCACCTTCCTGCAACAGTTTTGACTTAATCACCTCTTGACAGCCCACGAGGTCCTGCCTTCTTCAGTTTTGCTATTTCATGACATCACAATTTTAAAACCTATTATTCCATTATTAATAAAGAGTAACTCCCTCTATTCTCATTGACTTTCATGCTCAGCATGGGTAATGGATGCGATCCCATCCAGTCTCCTTTGGGAAACACAGTCTCAGAACCTATGTTTTGAGATTTCGCTTGTAAACCCTCTTCTGCTCAGACTCTTTAATACAGTGCTTCATTTTCTGTTTGATTGGATTTTTCTTTGCAGAATCatgggaattttttgtttaaaaatgtacTGTTGCATATTTAAATTGAGGCCTTCTAGCTCTATTAAAACATGATATGAAAGAAACAAAGGAGACTTACTGCAGTCAGCAGCTTTTTTTATTCCAGTTTCATCCTCTACAACATCCAGACTTAATCCTGTTAAGTCAAACCtttgatacaaaaaaaaagacaataggATCTGTTATACAGTCATTGTACAGTTAGGCAAAATAAATTAATCGTTTACTTCAATCTTCTAATGCAAGTAAGATATTGAACTTAGTAAGGATAAATATTAATTGCATTAATGCTGGTCTATGATCACAATTTTGAGTGAAATACATGAGATAATTCTGACGTAAAACTTATTTTTCCATCACCTCCACTGCACGTATATTGTGGTGGCTGTCCCATTTTGTTCTTTCTACGTGTTCTGCATTTGCAGAAATAATTTATACTTCTTGTAAAACTTTTAATTATCCATGAGTGCCCTCAGGATGTTTTGCTCCTACTACTGAACCAACACAGACGCAGGCTATTTTAAGTTGGCAAAAAATAATAAGCCAACTAGTTACTACACCTTTATGTAGAAGTGAATCTATGCTACGTGAAAACAAAAAGTTACAATTAGCTCTCCGTGCATAGCTGAAGTAACGCAAAAAAATGTACTGTGTAACTGATAAACCAGAGAACTGCATCTTCCTCAATATTTAAAAGTTGATagttgcatcaaaatgttaataACGTTGAACACAGACAGCAGTATATTTGAAAGGAAGAAATGCTATGATTAAGGTTAAAATGCATTTAGCAAGTGGAAAAATCTAATCTAATTATTAGAAGACAAAGCATAAATAACTTTTAGTCCTAATACTGGAACTGTTCACCCCactgagacaaaaaaaaactaaatgccAAATTGAAATAACATGACACAGAAGACTGAAAAAGGTAAG contains the following coding sequences:
- the lypla2 gene encoding acyl-protein thioesterase 2 isoform X2 is translated as MCGNTMSLPLLDEAAIVPGTERETAVVIFLHGLGDSGPKMPVQLKNFVSVPSWFDLTGLSLDVVEDETGIKKAADCIKAIIEYEIKNGIPSHRIILGGFSQGGALSLYTALTCRHKLGGVIALSCWLPLHKSFPQAAGSNVNKDISILQCHGEKDPVITLRFGVMTSKKLKAIINPTNIQFITYLMQHCTCKEEMAAVEDFIAKQLPPV
- the lypla2 gene encoding acyl-protein thioesterase 2 isoform X4, translated to MDLEIVGKLVRPKMPVQLKNFVSVPSWFDLTGLSLDVVEDETGIKKAADCIKAIIEYEIKNGIPSHRIILGGFSQGGALSLYTALTCRHKLGGVIALSCWLPLHKSFPQAAGSNVNKDISILQCHGEKDPVITLRFGVMTSKKLKAIINPTNIQFITYLMQHCTCKEEMAAVEDFIAKQLPPV
- the lypla2 gene encoding acyl-protein thioesterase 2 isoform X3, whose protein sequence is MDLEIVGKLVRHVWAESFSSIRLPYVKYICPHAPKMPVQLKNFVSVPSWFDLTGLSLDVVEDETGIKKAADCIKAIIEYEIKNGIPSHRIILGGFSQGGALSLYTALTCRHKLGGVIALSCWLPLHKSFPQAAGSNVNKDISILQCHGEKDPVITLRFGVMTSKKLKAIINPTNIQFITYLMQHCTCKEEMAAVEDFIAKQLPPV
- the lypla2 gene encoding acyl-protein thioesterase 2 isoform X1, with the translated sequence MCGNTMSLPLLDEAAIVPGTERETAVVIFLHGLGDSGHVWAESFSSIRLPYVKYICPHAPKMPVQLKNFVSVPSWFDLTGLSLDVVEDETGIKKAADCIKAIIEYEIKNGIPSHRIILGGFSQGGALSLYTALTCRHKLGGVIALSCWLPLHKSFPQAAGSNVNKDISILQCHGEKDPVITLRFGVMTSKKLKAIINPTNIQFITYLMQHCTCKEEMAAVEDFIAKQLPPV